The genome window GCGGCATCGAGACCCCGCAGCAGGCCTGGGAGCGGATCGCCGCCGGGGCCACCCTGCTTCAGGGCTACACCGGCTTGATCTACGGCGGCCCCGATTGGATCAGGGATATTCACCGGGGCCTGGCCGATCAGATCCGCGCCCAGGGCTTTACCAATATCTCCGAGGCCGTGGGCTGCGGGCGTCCCTGGGTGGATTAGTTCTCGTACCAGCCCCACAGCACGGCGCGGCCCAGGGAGTGGAAGTAGAGCTGGAAGCCCAGCACGGTGGGGCTGGCGTTCGCGTCAATGTCGAGTTTTTCCACGTCCACGGCGTGCACCGCAAAGAGGTAGCGGTGCGGCCCGTGGCCCTCGGGTGGCTGCGGTCCGTAGTAGGCGCGCTGCCCGCTATCGCCGATGAGGGTGAGGGCGGCGTCGATAGTTTCCTCGCTGCCGATCTCGGTGACGTTGGCGGGAATGTTGCACACCGCCCAGTGCCAGAAGCCGGCGGCGGTGGGAGCATCCGGGTCAAAGCAGGTGATGGCGAGGGACTTGGTGCCCTCGGGGAGGTCGGACCAGGCGAGGTGTGGTGCGCGGGAACGCGGCGCGGCGAGGTCCTCGGGAAGGCGCTGCCCGTCCTCGAAGTCGCGGGAATGAAGCGGGAACTCGGGGAGATCCTTGAGCGGGGCGTAGGGATCGGGGCCGGGGAATCGGGAATCGTTAGCGTAGGAATAACTCATGCCCTCCACTACTACACGAACTTTCATCCGTGTTATTCCCAATCCGGGAAAATGCGCCGTGAACTGCGGATTTGTGGCTAAATGTGGGGGTGGGTTAAGGTAAACGTCGTTCGCATGAACCACCTGCCCGGGTGGCGGAATGGCAGACGCGCTAGCTTGAGGTGCTAGTGTCCTATTAACGGACGTGGGGGTTCAAGTCCCCCTCCGGGCACAGATTCGGTAAAGACCCGCCAGATGGCGGGTCTTTTTTCCTTTGTAGGATGGCCCTATGCTTATTCGCTCATACCAGCCCAGTGACCGAGACGCAGCCGTGGAGGTTCTTGCCCGCGCCTTCCACGGCGACCCCTCCTTTGGTCGGGTGGCCAAGTTGGCCACCTCCTCCGATACCTGGGGCGTGATCAAGGAGATCTTTAGCCTCCAGATCACCCACGAGTACGAGCCCACCGGGGTCATCGACATCGCGGAGGAGGACGGGGAAATCCTTGGCGTGGCGCTGTGGAACGCCCCGGAGGAGCCGAAAGCGAGGCTCTCCGATCAGGCGCAGGCGCTGAAGCGATACGCCAAGATCTTTGGCCGCAACCTGCCCACCATGTATCTCCGGGAGCGGGAGTTGGCGGCCCACCACCCCAAGTTCCCCCACTGGTACCTCTACGCCCTGGCGGTCTCTCCCGCGGCCCAGGGCAAGGGCGTGGGTTCGCAACTGCTGAAAACCGGCATGGAGCGGGCCGGGGACCAGGCCGTGTACCTGGAATCCTCCACGCGGCGCTCGGCCAAACTCTATGCCTCGCTGGGGTTCGCCCCGCTGGGTGAACTGCCTCTTCACGGCGAGGGCCCCACGGAGTTGGCCATGTGGCTGCCGCCGAGCATTCCCGAAGCGTGAGGGACTTCCTCAGCGGCCTCCTCCGCGATGCCTGGCGGGCCGTGCGCGCGTGGTCGTGGGGGCGTCGCCTCGCGGTGATCGCGGCCCTGGCCTGCTTCTGCGCGATCACCCTGTGGGCGGAGGTTCCGGGGCTTTCCACCCTACGCCAGTGGGCGGAGCACACGGGGGCGTGGTTCCCGGTGCTTTTTTGGTTCCTCTACGTGGGCATCACGCAGTTTCCCATTCCCCGAACCCTGCTCACCCTGGCCTCCGGCGTGCTCTTTGGCCCCTGGTGGGGCGTGGCACTAGCGTTGAGCGCCACCACGGCCTCCGCGGTGGTATCCCTCCTGCTGGTGCGCGGGCTGCTGGGCGAGTGGATTCGTCCACGGTTGCGCCACCCCGCCGTGGCGGGGCTGAGCGAGAGATTGGCGCAGCGCGGCTGGTTGGCCGTGGGCTCCCTGCGGCTGATCGCGGGTATTCCCTTCAGCGTGCTCAACTATGCGGCGGCGCTCTCCCCCGTTCCCGCGCTCCCCTTTGCGCTGGCCACGGCGGTGGGATCGGCACCGGGCACCCTGGCCGTGGTGCTGCTGGGCGATTCCCTCACCGGCACGCCTAATTCCTCCCTCATCGCGGTGATGGTGTGTCTGGCCGCGGTGGGTGTGGCGGGGCTGGTGGCGGATCGCCGCCTGCCGGTGCGGGCGGGAGGGGGTTAAACTAAAGGAATGTTTGCCCTCCATGCTCGGTATCGTGGGCGCGCCACGCGGCGCGCTGATCTGGTGGAACGCTCCGCGCAGGCGCTGAGCACCGTGGCCGGGGTGGGTGCCTTTGAATCCCTGGGGGTGGAGGATATTCGCGCCCGGATTAGCACCCCAGAGGCGCTGTGCAACGTGGTCATGGCGCTGCTTTCCGACGGCGACTGGGCCATCGGCATTGGGCTTGGCGACGCCGCCCTAACCGAGGCCACCGGCAGCCTCAGCCGCGCGGCTCGCCCTGGCACGGTGAGCGTGGGGGCCACGGAGGGGGTGCGTGGGGCCGAGGACATCGCGGCGGTCTTTGCCCTGCTGGGCCAGGTGTTGGCCAAGCGCACGGTGGAGGGCCGGGAGGCCACCTCCCTGGTGCGCGGGGGCCTGAGCCAGAACGAGGCCGCCGCCGAGTTGGGTATTTCTAAGCAGGCGATGTCCCAACGCCTGCAAGCCGCCGGCTGGCACGCGGAAAATGCTGGCTGGCGGCTTGCGGTGAATCTGCTGCGCGGGGCGGCGGGTTAGCCCCCCTGCTCCTCCTTGACCAACTCGGCCAGGGAGGGATCAACGGGCTTGTTGGCCACGGCGTTGGCGGCCGCCACGGCGGCGGCGATCTCGGGGTCGGATTCCGTGGAGAACCAGCTATCGGTATTTTCCGGCTCGGCCATCTCCTTGGTTTCCGCGTCCACGGCCTGTGGCTCGTAGCGGAACACGCCCTCCTCGTCCTTCTTGGCCATAGCGCGGGCGAATTGTTCGAGGGAGTCACCGAACTGCGAGGGCACCATCCACATGGTGGAGGCCTTACCCTCGGCCATCTTGGGCAGCTTCTCTAGGTACTGATAGGCCAGCACCTCGGGGGTAAGCTTGGCGGACTTGATGGCGGCATTGACCTTTTGAATGGCGCGGGCCTCACCCTGGGCCTCCAGGTAGCGCGCGGCGCGGCGGCCCTCGGCGCGCAGAATCTCGGCCTGACGGTCCGCTTCGGCGGCCAGAATCGCGGCGTGCTTCTCGCCCTCGGCCGCCAGGATACGAGCCTGCTTCTCACCCTCGGCGGTCTTAATATCGGATTCCCGCTGACCCTCGGCGCTGAGGATCGTGGCGCGCTTTTCCCGATCCGCCTTCATCTGCATTTCCATGGACTGCTGAATGGAGGGCGGCGGATCGATGGCCTTGAGTTCCACGCGGCTAATGCGCAGCCCCCACTTGGTGGTGGCGGCGTCCAGTTCCCCGCGCAGGCGGCGGTTGATGACCTCGCGGGAGGTGAGAGTCTCCTCCAGGGTCATGCCGCCCACCACGTCGCGCAGCGTGGCCACGGAGATCTGCTCCACACCCACGATGTAGTTATCCACGCCGTAGATGGCGCGGGCGGGATCGTTGATCTGGAAGGTCACCACCGTGTCAATGGCTACGGTGAGGTTATCCTGCGTGATCACGGCCTGGGGCGGGAAGGAAACCACACGCTCGCGGGTATCCACGCGGGCGCGCACCCGGTCGAGGAACGGCACGAGGAAGGTCAGGCCGCCCTCCACCGTGCGGGTATAGCGACCCAGCCGCTCGATCACGGCGGCTTGCCCCTGCGGGATCAGCGCTATGGCCTTGATCACCAGCAGGGCGATAAAGAGGATTAGGACGATGAGGACAAGGAACCCTGGTTCCATTTAGTTTTCCTTCCAGACGATGGCTGTGGGGCCGTCGATACGCACGACGGTGACGTGCTCGCCCTCGCTGTACGAGGTGTGGGGATCAACGGTGATGGCAGACCAGATGCTGCCATCGAGCCTGATTTGTCCGCCCGCGCCCGAGTGCACGGTTTCCAGGACTTCCGCGCTGTGCCCCACCAATGCCTCGGAGGAGGTATCGAGGGCCAGGGGAACCTGCATCTTGCGGCGCAAAATGGGTTTGACAAAGAACAGCAGTCCGAGGGAGATGAGGGCAAAGGCCAGAACCTGAGCCCAAAGCGGCGCCCCGGTGAGAGCGACACCGCTGGCGGCGAGTGCCCCGCCGCCGAGCATGAGAAGGGTAAACTCCCCCACCGCTAGTTCCAGTCCCGCCAAAACGAGTGCTGCGATGAACCAAGCGATGATTTCCACCCCATCAAGCCTACCGAAAACACCGGGCTTAGGTAGCCCTGGCCAAACCTAGAGGAGATCGGACTTGCTGAGTTCCGGGGTGGTCACAAAGTCCACCAGGCGCTCCACCGCGCCGATGAGGGTGGAATCCACATCGCGGAAGGAACCCACGGCGTTGTACACGCGGCTCCACCCCTCCTTGGGGTCGGACCAGCCGAGCCTGCGGCACACCCCCGTTTTCCAATCCTCACCGTAGGGCACCTCCGGCCAGGCGCGCATGCCCAGGCGCTCCGGTTTTACCGCCGCCCAGATGTCAATGTAGGGGTGGCCGGTCACCAATACGTGCGGGCCCACCTGCTGCGTAAGCCGCGTCTCCTTGGAGCCCTCCACCAGGTGATCGGCCAGCACGCCCACGCGGCGCTGCGGACCGGGGCCAAACTCAGCCAGGCGCTCGGGAAGATGATCGAGGCCCTCAAGGTATTCCACCACCACGCCCTCCACGCGCAGGTCGTGGCCCCAAATCTTTTCCACGATGGCGGCGTCATGCACGCCCTCCACCCAAATGCGCGAGGGGGCGGCCACCTTGGCCTGTACGTTGCGTACCCGGCGGGAACCGGAATTGGAGCGCTGCGGGGCCTGTACTGGGACGTAGCGCGTGAGCGTCACCCGCTGCCCCTCGTAGAGGAAGGCCCCAGGACGCAGATGAAAGAGCCTCTGGGTGCCGCGGCGATCCTCCAAGCGCACAAAATCGCCATCGTAGGTGCGCTCGGTGCCGATGATCGCCCCCACGAAGTCCTGGGCGGCCACCTCCACCACCTCGCCCGGGGTAGCGGGCATGGTGGGATAGGTGGGGCGCTGGTTGCGGGAATGGCCGGAAAAAATGTCGCCATAGGGATCGTTTCTTGCCATGATGTCCTACACTACTGGGATCATGTCTATCCGCCCTCATGTGTATTCCCCGCTTCAACATAGCGCCCTGTGGCTGGGGGCATGGCTCCACGGCCACGAGTCCACGGACGCGCTGATCGATGCCCTGCTGGATCTCCACCAGCCGCACTCCGTGGAGATCCTGCACCGATTGCGCGCCACCGCGCTTCTTCATGGGGAGGAACCCGCCGTGCGCCTCGTGCTGGCCGGGCCGGCGCAGCCCACCGGGTTGCCCGCGCCCGCCGACGAGTACGGTGCGCTGCTTATTCCCGACGGCGATGGGCGCCACCACCACGTGCTCGTCGCGGTGCCGGACGCGGAGGAATGGCAGTGGCGGATCATCGAGGACCCACCCGCGCCCCTCTATCTTTCCCCCGGTGAGGCCGATCTGCGCCTGGCCGATGCCACCCGCGCGGCGGCAACCCTGATCGAGGAGCAGGGTTATCGAAGCAGCGATCTCACCCACCCGCGCCTGAGCGTGGGGCGGCTGAGCGATTTCTACGAAACCCCCGGCGTGCCCCGATCCACCCCACCCCGGGCCGCCAAGTTAATCGCGCGGGCGGATCGGGTGGCGGCGATCACGGAGACGCTGCTCGACCAGGTGGGCGACCACAGCCTCGATCCTGAACTGCTGAGGCTGGCCCGCTATATCCGCGAGGCCAGAATGATCGCGGTGGACTATGCAGTGCGGGACATGGGCCGCTTGGCGGGCTGACAGCACCCCTCGTGGCAGGCGGCACCATTGACGGTGCAGCCATTGACCGTGACGGCCCCCAGCCCCTCGGGCGTGCGGCCCGAGGTGTGCTCCTCCACCAGGTCCACCACCATCTGGGTAAACAGCGCGGTGGGCCCGGCGGTGCGGGTGCGCTCCATGTGCATACCGCGTTCGTCGGTGGCCTGGCGCAGCTCGGTATCGAGGTCCCACACCACCTCCATGTGATCGGAGATGAAACCGATGGGACACACCACCAGGTTCTTGATCCCCTGCTCATCGTGGAGGGCGGAGGCGTGATCCACGATGTCCGGCTCCAACCAGGGGATCGCGGGGCTGCCGGAGCGGGACTGCCACACCAGGTCGTACTCCTTAATCCCGGCCTCCTGGGCCACCAGGCGGGAGGCCTCGGCTACCTGGCGCTCGTAGAGCTGGGCGTCCTCGGGGCCCCCGGCGGCGTCGTTGGCGCTGAGCGGGACGGAGTGTGCGGTGAAGATCATGCGGGGGGAATCCTCGGCGGAGAACTGCGCGTAGGACTCGGTGACGGCCTGCGCCATCGCGGTGATGAACTTGGGGTGATCGTAGAACTGCCGCAACTTGGTAAAGGTGATCTCCGGGAGGCCCTTATCCGCGAGGTGCTGGCGAATCCGCTGAATGTCCTCGTCGTACTGGCGGCACCCGGAATAACCTCCCCAGGCGGAGGTGCTAAAGACGAGCGCGTTGCGCACGCCGTCGGCAGCCATCTTTTCTGCGGTCTCCTCCCCAAAGGGGTGCCAATTCCTATTGCCAAAGTAGATAGGGAGGTGGAGATCGCGGCGGAGCAATTCCTGCTCTACGTTGGCGATGATCTCCTTGTTGAGTCGATTGAGCGGGCTTATGCCGTCAAAGTGAAAGTAATGCTCCCCCACCACCTTGAGGCGCTCGCGCGGGATACCCCGCCCCCGCGTGACGTTTTCCAAAAATGGAACGACCTCCTCGGGTCCCTCGGGGCCGCCGAAGGAGAGAACGAGGAGGGCATCGTAGTGCTGCTCAAGGCTCATGGCACCAAGCCTACGACGTGGGCAAGAAGCAGAGCAAAGTTACACCATGCGCACGGCGTAGGGGCTCATTCCCGCCCAGCGCACCGGGGAGATCTGGACGTAGGAGCCGGACTGTGGCGCCTCGATCATCTGCCCATCGCCCAGGTAGATCGCCACGTGGTTATTGCCTGCCGGGCCATAGAAGATGAGGTCGCCGCGCTGCATGTTGCTGGGATCAATCTGGGTGCCGCGCTGGTACTGGTAGCCCGTGTAGTGCGGCAGGGAGATACCGGCACCGGCGAAGGCGTAGAGGGTGAGGCCGGAGCAATCAAAGCCCACCTTGTTGTAGTCCCCGTAGGAATCGGCCACGCCGCCGTCGCGGATACCCTGGCTGGGGCCGCTGGCGGTGCCGCCGCCCCAGGCATAGGGCTGGCCCACCTGCGACATCGCGCGGGCGATCACCGTCTCGATGATCTCGGAGCGTGCGCCGCTGACCACGGAGCTGGACAGTTCAGAGGAACTACTGGACCCCAGCGCGCCGACGCCGATCTCCTCGGCTTCTCCGCTGCCCACCGCGGGTTCCTCTTCCACGGTTTCCTCAACCACGGACTCTTCGGTCACCGGCTCCTCGGTCGCGCTGGCCTCGGGCGTGCTCTCATAGGTCACCTCCGCCTCGGGGGTGGGCTCCCAGGAGGGGGTTTCCTCCTCGGCGGTGGGCAGTGCTTCTACTGCTTCTACTGCCTCTACTGCTTCTTCCGTGACCACGGGCTCGCTGGTGGCGGGGGTGGCCTCTTCCGTGCTTTCGACGACGGGAGCCTCCGTCGCGGTGGGGGTTTCCTCGGGGGTTACTTCCTCCGTGGTAGCACCCGGGTTTTGGATCTCCGCGACCTCGGCGGCCTGAGCGTCCTCATCCTGGGGATAGGGATTATCCAGACGGGTGTGCTCGGGTTGGCGGCTCTCCACCACGGCCGCAGCCGCCGCTGCGGCAGCCCGCTGGCGCTCGTTCTGTTTCGCGGCTTCCTCGGCCTTTTTACGCGCCTCCGCCGCTTGACGTTCCTGCTCCTTGGCGCGGCGTTCCTTCTCCTGCGCCTGATACTTGTCAAACTCCTCGCGCTGATTTAACAGGCTTTGGGCATTGCCCTTGGCGGCGTCGAGCTGGTGCTGCGCCCACCGCTGCTCGGTGAGGAGCCGTTCGTGTTCCTGCGTGCTTTCGGCCAGTGCACGAGAATTTTCATCGATGGCGGCCTGCGCGGAGTCCTGGGCCTGCTGGGCCTCCGCCTCGCGTTGCTCGGCGATATTGCGCGCCTCGCGCAGCTCGGATTCCTTGTTGGCCGTGATGGTGCGGGCGCGATCCAATTCCTCGATGGCCTGCCGCTGCTTCTCCGAGTTCGTGCGCAGATAGGTGTTGCGATCAAGGGCCTCCTCCGAGGTGGATTCCCCGGACACCGCGCCCAGGGGGCTCGAGGCTCCGCGACGGTACGCGGTGCGCGAGATCTCGTTGAGGGTGCCCTGGGCCTTTTCCAGCTCCTTTTGGCTGTTCCCCAGCTCCGTTTTGGCCGCAGCGGCGGCCTGGCGCGCCTGCTCGGCGGTGCCCTGTGCATCGTGGAGATCCACGAGGGACTTGTTCACCGCCTCGCGCAACTCACCCATGGAAAGTTCCAGGCGGGCGAGGCGTTCCTGGGCGGAACTAACCTGCCCGGCGAGATCCGCTACGGAGGCGGCACCGGATTCCAGGGCCCGGTGTGCGCGCTCTAGATCATCGTCACTGGGGTTGGTGGGAGCGGCCGCAACCGGCATGATTGCGGAGAGCGAGGAGGCGCACACGACCGTGGCGACGCTAACTCGCACCATGTGTTTCAAAGAGGCGTTCTTGGACTTCCTAGACGCAGTGGTTCCCACAAAAGTCTCCCTTCGGAGCCAGTAGTAAAGCCTAAAGGCTTTACCGGCTTCCGTGAAGCGTGCTGACACGGAGGTGGCGCACGGGTCGCGCGAGCCTGCCGACGGGTGGCGAGCGGCACCGGAGGATCAGGGGCAAGCTTCCCCACGTGCCCATATCTTTCCGTTGTGCCACTCACGGTTACCCGTACACCTCAAGTCTCATAACTTGAAGAACGCCTCGTGCAACTCGTGCGCCAATAGAAAAACAATATGCCACCCTTTTCTCATAAGTCCCATCCGATGTGCGCGCTGGGGTGCAGCGAGAGGGGTGCTCACGCTGAGTTGGGCGATTATCCAGCGGAAACGGTGCGGTTAGTATTTTTTGTGATTTGAACCACTATTTGAAACTCTCGCGTGTCGGTGCTTGACAGTCAAGTTTTCTCTCTTGACCTTCAGGTAGGTGGCGGCGAGGGTGAATAAGCAGACGACGAGCGCGGTGAGGGAAAGGGGCGTCCAGGGAATCGGTGCGGTGGAAAGGTGGGCCGGATACTCCCGCACGGCGGTGGCATAGTTAGCGGTGCTGAGGAAATCATCCTGGGCACGCTCGATGTCGTCCCGGGAGTAAACCGAGCTGACCGTGGCGCCCGATCCCGGGGCGCGCACGATCACCGTGTCAAGGTCTGTTCCTTGATGAAGTTCCTGCGCGAGGTCGCGGAGATCGGCGGTGTGAGTGGGAGTGAAATCGAGGACTGCGATGCCGAAGCTCCCCTGCCCGGACTCCTCGGCGGCGTCGATAGCCGCGATCAGTTTGTCGCGGTAGGTGGTATCGGTGCTGCCCTTGCCGTGGATCGCCACGCCTTGATCGCTGATCTGGGTACGCAGGGTGTCGAAGTCAATCTTTTCCGGGATCACCGTCATTCTCCTCCTGGCGCGTGGGGGTGCTTCCCTATTTATATATGCCGGGCCGAGGGCGGGGTGCCGCGGCGTGGGATTCACCAACAGAACGCACGTACTGTTATGATGCTGTGAAAC of Corynebacterium sp. 21KM1197 contains these proteins:
- a CDS encoding TVP38/TMEM64 family protein, which gives rise to MRDFLSGLLRDAWRAVRAWSWGRRLAVIAALACFCAITLWAEVPGLSTLRQWAEHTGAWFPVLFWFLYVGITQFPIPRTLLTLASGVLFGPWWGVALALSATTASAVVSLLLVRGLLGEWIRPRLRHPAVAGLSERLAQRGWLAVGSLRLIAGIPFSVLNYAAALSPVPALPFALATAVGSAPGTLAVVLLGDSLTGTPNSSLIAVMVCLAAVGVAGLVADRRLPVRAGGG
- a CDS encoding DUF3097 domain-containing protein; its protein translation is MARNDPYGDIFSGHSRNQRPTYPTMPATPGEVVEVAAQDFVGAIIGTERTYDGDFVRLEDRRGTQRLFHLRPGAFLYEGQRVTLTRYVPVQAPQRSNSGSRRVRNVQAKVAAPSRIWVEGVHDAAIVEKIWGHDLRVEGVVVEYLEGLDHLPERLAEFGPGPQRRVGVLADHLVEGSKETRLTQQVGPHVLVTGHPYIDIWAAVKPERLGMRAWPEVPYGEDWKTGVCRRLGWSDPKEGWSRVYNAVGSFRDVDSTLIGAVERLVDFVTTPELSKSDLL
- a CDS encoding MarR family transcriptional regulator — encoded protein: MFALHARYRGRATRRADLVERSAQALSTVAGVGAFESLGVEDIRARISTPEALCNVVMALLSDGDWAIGIGLGDAALTEATGSLSRAARPGTVSVGATEGVRGAEDIAAVFALLGQVLAKRTVEGREATSLVRGGLSQNEAAAELGISKQAMSQRLQAAGWHAENAGWRLAVNLLRGAAG
- a CDS encoding DIP1281 family NlpC/P60 protein is translated as MVRVSVATVVCASSLSAIMPVAAAPTNPSDDDLERAHRALESGAASVADLAGQVSSAQERLARLELSMGELREAVNKSLVDLHDAQGTAEQARQAAAAAKTELGNSQKELEKAQGTLNEISRTAYRRGASSPLGAVSGESTSEEALDRNTYLRTNSEKQRQAIEELDRARTITANKESELREARNIAEQREAEAQQAQDSAQAAIDENSRALAESTQEHERLLTEQRWAQHQLDAAKGNAQSLLNQREEFDKYQAQEKERRAKEQERQAAEARKKAEEAAKQNERQRAAAAAAAAVVESRQPEHTRLDNPYPQDEDAQAAEVAEIQNPGATTEEVTPEETPTATEAPVVESTEEATPATSEPVVTEEAVEAVEAVEALPTAEEETPSWEPTPEAEVTYESTPEASATEEPVTEESVVEETVEEEPAVGSGEAEEIGVGALGSSSSSELSSSVVSGARSEIIETVIARAMSQVGQPYAWGGGTASGPSQGIRDGGVADSYGDYNKVGFDCSGLTLYAFAGAGISLPHYTGYQYQRGTQIDPSNMQRGDLIFYGPAGNNHVAIYLGDGQMIEAPQSGSYVQISPVRWAGMSPYAVRMV
- a CDS encoding GNAT family N-acetyltransferase, with amino-acid sequence MLIRSYQPSDRDAAVEVLARAFHGDPSFGRVAKLATSSDTWGVIKEIFSLQITHEYEPTGVIDIAEEDGEILGVALWNAPEEPKARLSDQAQALKRYAKIFGRNLPTMYLRERELAAHHPKFPHWYLYALAVSPAAQGKGVGSQLLKTGMERAGDQAVYLESSTRRSAKLYASLGFAPLGELPLHGEGPTELAMWLPPSIPEA
- a CDS encoding NfeD family protein → MEIIAWFIAALVLAGLELAVGEFTLLMLGGGALAASGVALTGAPLWAQVLAFALISLGLLFFVKPILRRKMQVPLALDTSSEALVGHSAEVLETVHSGAGGQIRLDGSIWSAITVDPHTSYSEGEHVTVVRIDGPTAIVWKEN
- a CDS encoding DUF6676 family protein; protein product: MTVIPEKIDFDTLRTQISDQGVAIHGKGSTDTTYRDKLIAAIDAAEESGQGSFGIAVLDFTPTHTADLRDLAQELHQGTDLDTVIVRAPGSGATVSSVYSRDDIERAQDDFLSTANYATAVREYPAHLSTAPIPWTPLSLTALVVCLFTLAATYLKVKRENLTVKHRHARVSNSGSNHKKY
- a CDS encoding ferrochelatase codes for the protein MSLEQHYDALLVLSFGGPEGPEEVVPFLENVTRGRGIPRERLKVVGEHYFHFDGISPLNRLNKEIIANVEQELLRRDLHLPIYFGNRNWHPFGEETAEKMAADGVRNALVFSTSAWGGYSGCRQYDEDIQRIRQHLADKGLPEITFTKLRQFYDHPKFITAMAQAVTESYAQFSAEDSPRMIFTAHSVPLSANDAAGGPEDAQLYERQVAEASRLVAQEAGIKEYDLVWQSRSGSPAIPWLEPDIVDHASALHDEQGIKNLVVCPIGFISDHMEVVWDLDTELRQATDERGMHMERTRTAGPTALFTQMVVDLVEEHTSGRTPEGLGAVTVNGCTVNGAACHEGCCQPAKRPMSRTA
- a CDS encoding SPFH domain-containing protein, with the protein product MEPGFLVLIVLILFIALLVIKAIALIPQGQAAVIERLGRYTRTVEGGLTFLVPFLDRVRARVDTRERVVSFPPQAVITQDNLTVAIDTVVTFQINDPARAIYGVDNYIVGVEQISVATLRDVVGGMTLEETLTSREVINRRLRGELDAATTKWGLRISRVELKAIDPPPSIQQSMEMQMKADREKRATILSAEGQRESDIKTAEGEKQARILAAEGEKHAAILAAEADRQAEILRAEGRRAARYLEAQGEARAIQKVNAAIKSAKLTPEVLAYQYLEKLPKMAEGKASTMWMVPSQFGDSLEQFARAMAKKDEEGVFRYEPQAVDAETKEMAEPENTDSWFSTESDPEIAAAVAAANAVANKPVDPSLAELVKEEQGG
- a CDS encoding YbhB/YbcL family Raf kinase inhibitor-like protein, with product MKVRVVVEGMSYSYANDSRFPGPDPYAPLKDLPEFPLHSRDFEDGQRLPEDLAAPRSRAPHLAWSDLPEGTKSLAITCFDPDAPTAAGFWHWAVCNIPANVTEIGSEETIDAALTLIGDSGQRAYYGPQPPEGHGPHRYLFAVHAVDVEKLDIDANASPTVLGFQLYFHSLGRAVLWGWYEN